A genomic stretch from Telmatocola sphagniphila includes:
- a CDS encoding amino acid permease: MADSDADDAKLLARLGYAQELVRCLGGFSNFAISLSIICILAGGITSFHVGFDSVGGASIGIGWPLVSLFALAVAATMGQLASAFPTAGGLYHWAAILGGRGAGWATAWFNLLGLITVLAAINVGMVRFVAGAFLADPLDLQTQAIAVTLVTLSQAFINHRGIEWTRRLTDFSGWWILGISILLVIVLLASISGWDFSRLITFTNFSGLPKKEGVDPTWEPVESMIWLFALGFLLPAYTITGFDASAHVSEETHDAPHLVPRGILRSVAVSGLFGWILLSAIVLAIPDMKSAAEEGDGVFYYVLKERLPSGLARGLFVAIAFAQYLCGLATVTSTSRVAFAFARDGGMPFSNRLRKVSPRHRSPVLAIWVVSLSSILFTIYTPVYATITAVCTVFLYISYVLPTAIGAWNFSQWKSQVGPWNLGHWYRPLSLISVLGCVGLIVIGMQPPNDRAVVVVGGMAVLLTAVWYGYARKHFPGPPIIHFQEKIRNG, translated from the coding sequence GTGGCCGATAGCGATGCGGATGATGCCAAACTCCTCGCCCGCCTAGGTTACGCCCAGGAGTTGGTGCGCTGCCTGGGAGGCTTTTCCAACTTTGCCATCTCGCTTTCGATCATCTGCATCCTGGCGGGAGGGATCACGTCTTTTCACGTCGGCTTCGATTCGGTGGGCGGGGCATCCATCGGTATAGGTTGGCCGTTGGTTTCGTTGTTTGCCCTGGCCGTGGCCGCGACGATGGGGCAGCTGGCTTCCGCCTTTCCGACCGCGGGCGGCCTGTATCACTGGGCGGCAATACTCGGTGGCCGAGGCGCCGGTTGGGCGACGGCCTGGTTCAATCTGCTCGGCTTGATCACCGTTCTCGCGGCCATCAATGTCGGGATGGTCCGCTTTGTCGCCGGAGCGTTTCTGGCCGATCCGCTCGATCTGCAAACTCAGGCGATCGCGGTCACTTTGGTAACGCTCAGTCAGGCATTCATCAACCATAGAGGGATCGAATGGACGCGCCGGCTGACCGACTTCAGCGGTTGGTGGATTCTCGGCATTTCAATTCTGCTGGTGATTGTGCTTTTGGCTTCGATCAGCGGTTGGGATTTTTCGCGGCTGATTACCTTCACCAATTTCAGCGGCTTGCCGAAAAAAGAGGGAGTGGATCCGACCTGGGAACCTGTAGAATCGATGATCTGGCTGTTTGCCCTCGGCTTTTTGCTCCCGGCTTATACGATCACCGGTTTTGATGCCTCGGCCCACGTTTCCGAAGAGACCCACGATGCCCCTCATCTGGTGCCACGAGGAATATTGCGTTCGGTAGCGGTTTCCGGATTGTTCGGATGGATTTTGCTGTCGGCCATCGTATTAGCCATTCCCGATATGAAATCGGCCGCCGAGGAAGGCGATGGTGTCTTCTACTATGTCCTCAAGGAGCGATTGCCTTCGGGCCTGGCGCGGGGCTTATTCGTTGCTATAGCGTTCGCGCAGTATCTCTGTGGGTTGGCCACCGTGACTTCCACTTCCCGGGTCGCGTTCGCATTCGCTCGCGATGGCGGGATGCCATTTTCCAATCGGCTGCGAAAGGTTTCGCCGAGACATCGTAGCCCGGTGCTGGCGATCTGGGTCGTCAGTCTCAGTTCCATCCTGTTCACGATTTACACGCCGGTCTATGCAACGATTACGGCGGTTTGCACCGTTTTTCTTTACATTTCCTACGTTTTACCCACGGCCATCGGCGCTTGGAATTTCAGCCAGTGGAAATCTCAAGTCGGTCCCTGGAATCTCGGTCATTGGTATCGTCCGCTGTCGCTGATTAGTGTCCTGGGTTGTGTGGGCCTGATTGTCATCGGCATGCAGCCGCCCAACGACCGGGCGGTTGTGGTGGTAGGCGGTATGGCCGTGCTGCTCACGGCGGTGTGGTACGGCTACGCCCGGAAGCATTTCCCGGGTCCGCCGATCATCCACTTCCAGGAGAAAATTCGCAATGGCTGA
- the eutB gene encoding ethanolamine ammonia-lyase subunit EutB, which produces MAYVAILRGERFAFADLRELLAKANEAKSGDQLAGIAATSERQRAAAKFALADLPLSEILAKPLLDPDLDDVTRRIFSSHQNSPFQPIRSQTVGQFREWLLEDPTDQAALEKVRWGITPTMAAAVAKLMSNKELIYVARKIRIVTRCRNTIGEEGVFAVRAQPNHPTDDLPAILLGALEGLAYGCGDAVIGINPAAESIEAVSTILRGLDRLIETLQVPTQACCLAHFTTQIAAMERGAPVDLLFQSIAGTQKANASFGVELDRLTAAAEKVREHHRRRDVHWVGEQFLYFETGQGSALSAEAHHGIDQLTLEAQAYGLARTYNPFLINSVVGFIGPEYLADERQITRAGLEDHFMGKLLGLPMGVDVCYTNHAEADANSTDNLLILLASAGCNYVMGVPASDDVMLNYQSTSYHDAALVRSLLQLKPAPEFAQWLESRGLFQHGKLALNDRLPALTDSLSRMITG; this is translated from the coding sequence ATGGCATACGTGGCAATACTGCGCGGGGAACGCTTTGCTTTTGCGGATTTGCGGGAACTGCTGGCCAAGGCCAACGAAGCGAAATCGGGCGATCAACTTGCCGGGATCGCGGCCACCTCGGAACGGCAGCGCGCCGCGGCTAAATTCGCGCTGGCCGATCTCCCTCTTTCGGAAATTCTCGCTAAGCCGCTGTTAGACCCCGATCTGGATGATGTCACCCGGCGTATTTTCAGTTCGCACCAGAACTCCCCTTTTCAGCCGATTCGCTCTCAGACCGTGGGTCAATTCCGCGAATGGCTTCTGGAGGATCCGACCGATCAAGCCGCGCTTGAGAAAGTTCGCTGGGGAATCACTCCGACGATGGCCGCGGCTGTCGCCAAGCTAATGAGCAACAAGGAACTCATTTACGTGGCCCGAAAAATTCGCATCGTCACCCGCTGCCGGAATACTATTGGCGAAGAAGGTGTTTTTGCCGTGCGGGCGCAGCCGAATCATCCCACCGATGATCTCCCGGCAATCCTTTTGGGCGCACTCGAGGGTTTGGCTTACGGGTGTGGGGATGCCGTGATTGGCATTAATCCAGCGGCGGAATCCATCGAAGCGGTATCGACCATTCTGCGCGGTCTGGATCGACTTATTGAAACCCTTCAAGTGCCCACGCAAGCTTGCTGCCTGGCCCACTTCACCACGCAGATTGCCGCTATGGAACGGGGAGCCCCCGTCGATCTGCTTTTTCAATCGATCGCGGGAACTCAGAAGGCTAATGCTTCCTTCGGCGTGGAACTCGACCGATTGACCGCAGCGGCCGAGAAAGTTCGCGAGCATCACCGCCGACGCGATGTGCATTGGGTCGGCGAGCAATTCCTTTACTTCGAAACGGGACAAGGAAGTGCTTTGTCGGCCGAGGCTCATCACGGCATCGATCAGTTGACGCTCGAAGCGCAAGCTTATGGTCTGGCCCGCACCTATAATCCGTTCCTGATCAACAGCGTGGTGGGGTTCATCGGCCCGGAATATCTGGCCGATGAGCGGCAGATCACTCGGGCCGGGCTCGAAGACCACTTCATGGGCAAGTTGCTCGGCCTGCCAATGGGCGTGGATGTTTGCTACACCAATCACGCGGAAGCCGATGCGAATTCTACCGATAATCTGCTGATTCTGCTGGCCTCCGCCGGCTGCAACTACGTGATGGGCGTACCGGCTTCCGACGATGTGATGCTGAATTATCAATCGACGAGCTATCACGATGCGGCTCTGGTTCGCTCGCTTCTGCAATTGAAGCCCGCGCCGGAGTTTGCCCAGTGGCTGGAAAGTCGCGGCCTGTTTCAGCACGGGAAACTGGCTCTCAACGATCGCCTGCCTGCTTTGACGGATTCTTTGTCTCGAATGATTACCGGCTGA
- a CDS encoding type IV pilus twitching motility protein PilT, whose amino-acid sequence MSAFTPINPEISAKLRDLLTRAVEAGASDLHLIAGYPPVMRLHGDLREFPGPILLEAETENLLKPLCPASVFDRLLESKNIDCSFEIDGNRFRANLFHSGGNLGACLRIVPTVIPEFEWAGFPEDLGHRIAYLLDGLVIVTGATGSGKTTSLAMIVNLLNRTGGYRIITVEEPIEYQYPKEPNSVITQREVGVDVHTFADGLKYGLRQDPDVILVGEIRDRETAQIALSAAETGHLVFSTMHTRDTKGAISRYADLFPQDVQRDVRYQLASSLRVVVAQRLLPDVEVGSKRHLAIEVLINTGPIPTAIRNSKLESIDNYLITNRNEGMLSFDESIRNLLNQGLISREVAESNVRELAILNR is encoded by the coding sequence ATGAGCGCATTCACGCCTATAAACCCGGAAATTTCCGCGAAACTTCGCGATTTGCTAACTCGGGCGGTGGAAGCCGGGGCCTCCGATCTGCACTTAATTGCCGGGTACCCACCTGTCATGCGCCTGCACGGCGATTTGCGCGAATTTCCCGGCCCAATTTTGCTGGAAGCGGAGACGGAGAATCTCCTGAAACCGCTTTGCCCCGCCAGTGTCTTTGATCGACTGCTGGAATCGAAAAATATCGACTGTTCTTTTGAAATCGATGGCAACCGCTTCCGCGCCAACCTGTTTCACTCGGGCGGAAATCTCGGGGCTTGCCTGCGAATCGTCCCGACCGTCATACCTGAATTCGAATGGGCCGGCTTCCCGGAAGATCTGGGTCACCGTATCGCCTATCTGCTCGATGGTCTGGTGATTGTGACAGGAGCCACCGGTTCCGGCAAAACGACCTCTCTGGCCATGATTGTCAATCTGCTCAACCGGACGGGGGGTTATCGCATCATCACTGTCGAGGAGCCGATTGAATATCAGTATCCCAAGGAGCCGAATTCGGTCATCACCCAGCGCGAAGTCGGTGTGGATGTTCACACTTTTGCGGACGGTCTGAAATACGGCTTGCGACAAGATCCCGATGTGATTCTGGTGGGCGAAATCCGCGATCGCGAAACGGCGCAAATTGCCTTGAGTGCGGCCGAGACTGGGCACCTGGTGTTTTCGACCATGCACACGCGCGACACGAAAGGGGCGATCAGCCGGTATGCCGATCTCTTTCCCCAGGATGTGCAACGGGATGTCCGCTACCAACTGGCCTCCAGTTTGCGAGTAGTCGTGGCACAGAGACTCCTTCCGGATGTGGAGGTCGGCTCCAAACGGCATCTGGCGATTGAAGTGCTCATTAACACCGGTCCAATTCCCACCGCCATTCGCAATTCGAAACTCGAGAGTATCGACAACTATCTCATCACCAATCGCAACGAGGGAATGCTCAGTTTCGATGAGTCCATTCGCAATCTGCTGAACCAGGGTCTGATTTCCCGGGAAGTGGCCGAGAGCAATGTGCGGGAACTCGCTATTCTCAATCGCTAG
- a CDS encoding homoserine dehydrogenase, whose amino-acid sequence MSDLRVALLGCGTVGGGVARILLEQPERVATRSGRKIELKKIAVRDISKPRPDCIPASLITRNVAEIFADPTIDVVVELMGGTDIAREYVLQALMAGKHVVTANKALLAEHGVELFETARKHDRVIAFEASVAGGIPIVAAIAQSLTANQITAIQGILNGTSNFILTAMSEKGMSYSAALKEAQRLGYAEADPTLDVDGSDAAAKLCVLAQLAFGLNVTVKSIERFGISEMNSIDLKYAQELGYTVKLLAEAWLDGKDVAMHVAPVLLRNTDMLAQVRGAHNAIQIMGDVVGETLYQGAGAGEMPTASAVVADIIDLAVGRAQATFQAAKLWQPSGKGFRLRPSTRVRSRFYLRVLVADKPGMLAEVARSLADVGISISSVIQHEAVEEHQGDVVPLVIITHYAETGKFRTALEHINRLPGIAAPGVHFSMDD is encoded by the coding sequence ATGTCTGATCTACGCGTCGCTCTTTTGGGTTGTGGAACGGTTGGCGGGGGGGTTGCCCGGATATTGCTCGAGCAACCCGAACGTGTCGCTACCCGCTCGGGACGGAAAATTGAACTTAAGAAGATTGCCGTGCGCGATATTTCCAAGCCGCGGCCCGACTGCATTCCAGCTTCCCTGATCACCCGAAACGTCGCCGAGATCTTTGCCGATCCGACGATCGATGTTGTCGTCGAACTCATGGGCGGCACCGATATCGCCCGGGAATACGTTCTGCAGGCGTTGATGGCCGGCAAGCATGTCGTCACCGCCAATAAAGCTCTACTGGCCGAGCACGGCGTCGAACTGTTCGAGACGGCCCGCAAACATGACCGGGTCATTGCTTTCGAAGCCAGCGTTGCGGGTGGCATCCCGATTGTCGCCGCCATCGCCCAAAGCCTCACCGCCAATCAGATCACGGCCATTCAAGGCATATTGAACGGAACCAGCAACTTCATCCTCACGGCCATGTCCGAAAAAGGGATGAGCTACAGCGCCGCCTTGAAAGAGGCTCAGCGACTGGGTTACGCCGAGGCCGATCCGACGCTCGATGTCGATGGCTCGGATGCAGCCGCGAAACTCTGCGTGCTGGCTCAACTGGCTTTCGGCCTGAATGTGACCGTGAAATCGATCGAACGATTCGGCATTTCTGAAATGAATTCAATCGATTTGAAATATGCTCAGGAGCTGGGTTACACGGTGAAACTTCTGGCCGAAGCCTGGCTCGATGGCAAGGATGTCGCCATGCACGTCGCTCCAGTGCTCTTGCGAAATACCGACATGCTGGCCCAGGTCCGGGGAGCGCATAACGCCATCCAGATCATGGGTGATGTGGTCGGCGAAACACTGTACCAAGGTGCGGGCGCGGGCGAGATGCCGACCGCCAGCGCGGTCGTGGCTGATATTATCGACCTCGCAGTGGGTCGGGCCCAGGCGACGTTCCAGGCGGCCAAGCTCTGGCAACCTTCGGGCAAAGGCTTCCGACTCCGACCTTCCACCCGGGTCCGCTCACGATTCTATCTGCGCGTTTTAGTGGCCGATAAACCGGGGATGCTGGCCGAGGTGGCCCGCAGTCTGGCCGATGTCGGGATCAGCATTTCCTCCGTGATCCAACACGAAGCCGTGGAAGAGCATCAAGGGGATGTGGTCCCGCTGGTGATCATCACCCATTATGCCGAAACGGGCAAATTCCGCACGGCCCTGGAACATATCAACAGGCTGCCCGGGATTGCGGCCCCAGGCGTGCACTTCTCGATGGACGACTAA
- the lipA gene encoding lipoyl synthase, translating to MIRTLRTIDRTERENYSETLRFQQQLLQAKQQDPSRPDYLVFVEHEPIYTTGRGKELPPLVPEIPRIEAKRGGQSTYHGPGQLVGYTLLDLNQSGRDLHKCLRRIETAIIDTLVEIGLPARSVEGATGAWIGEENPRKIASIGIGVDAWITYHGWALNYDLDLAPLRAINPCGLDASVYTTLKLECERYGRELPSLTALKRDLSRNLAHQFDLELEANGEIRLTDDPRKLPAWLRVQTPGTPSYNRTKDLLQKLKLVTVCEEARCPNHGECWSHRTATFMVMGELCTRRCSFCSVMDGTKENLQPLDTTEPDRVGQAVKTLGLHHIVITSVNRDDLPDMGAAHFDATVRAVKRYQPECRIELLIPDQRGQRPLVESILRSGQVSVLNHNLETVPRLYPTVRPGAKMDRSLNVLKWAKDLHPKILTKSGLMLGLGETRHEVYEVMDALRSVGCDILTLGQYLRPTEKQLPIARFVTPEEFDEYKQAGLERGFRHVESGPLVRSSYHAWQHVEGETPPPYEEPAFIEEPLELLNIGLLRR from the coding sequence ATGATTCGAACCCTTCGCACGATCGATCGCACTGAACGCGAAAACTACTCGGAAACGCTGCGCTTCCAGCAGCAGCTTCTGCAAGCGAAACAGCAGGATCCTTCTCGTCCGGACTACTTGGTCTTTGTCGAGCACGAGCCGATTTATACCACCGGCCGGGGTAAGGAATTGCCGCCGTTGGTTCCGGAAATTCCGCGGATCGAAGCCAAGCGCGGCGGGCAATCGACCTATCACGGGCCGGGCCAGTTGGTCGGCTACACCCTCCTGGATCTCAACCAGTCCGGCCGCGATCTGCACAAGTGTCTTCGCCGCATCGAAACCGCGATCATCGACACGCTGGTCGAAATCGGCCTGCCGGCCCGCAGTGTGGAAGGGGCCACCGGTGCCTGGATTGGAGAAGAGAATCCTCGCAAAATCGCCTCCATCGGCATCGGCGTCGATGCCTGGATTACTTACCACGGGTGGGCGCTCAACTACGATCTCGATCTGGCACCGCTTCGGGCCATCAACCCCTGCGGCCTGGATGCCAGCGTTTACACCACACTGAAACTGGAGTGCGAACGTTACGGACGGGAACTTCCCAGCCTGACGGCCCTCAAGCGCGATTTGAGCCGCAATCTCGCTCATCAGTTCGACCTGGAACTGGAAGCCAATGGCGAAATTCGGCTGACTGATGATCCGCGCAAACTGCCGGCCTGGCTGCGCGTGCAAACGCCCGGGACGCCCTCTTACAATCGCACCAAGGATCTGCTGCAAAAGCTCAAGCTGGTAACGGTCTGCGAAGAAGCACGCTGCCCCAACCACGGCGAATGCTGGAGCCATCGCACGGCGACCTTCATGGTCATGGGTGAACTCTGTACCCGCCGTTGTTCATTCTGCTCCGTGATGGACGGCACCAAGGAAAATCTTCAGCCGCTAGATACTACCGAGCCCGATCGGGTCGGCCAGGCGGTGAAAACCCTCGGTTTGCATCACATCGTCATCACCTCGGTGAATCGGGACGATCTTCCCGATATGGGAGCCGCACACTTCGATGCGACCGTTCGCGCGGTGAAGCGCTATCAACCGGAATGCCGAATTGAACTCTTGATTCCCGATCAGCGCGGGCAACGGCCACTGGTGGAAAGCATTCTGCGCAGCGGGCAGGTGAGCGTACTGAATCACAATCTGGAAACCGTCCCCCGGCTCTATCCGACGGTTCGGCCCGGGGCCAAGATGGATCGCTCGCTGAACGTTCTGAAGTGGGCCAAGGATTTGCATCCGAAGATTCTCACCAAGTCGGGACTGATGCTCGGCCTGGGTGAGACCCGACACGAAGTTTACGAAGTGATGGATGCTTTACGCAGTGTCGGTTGCGACATTTTAACGCTCGGCCAGTATCTGCGACCGACTGAGAAGCAACTGCCGATCGCTCGCTTTGTCACACCCGAGGAATTTGACGAATATAAACAGGCCGGGCTGGAGCGCGGCTTCCGGCACGTCGAATCGGGGCCCCTGGTGCGCAGTTCGTATCACGCCTGGCAACACGTCGAAGGGGAAACGCCACCGCCCTATGAAGAACCGGCCTTCATCGAAGAGCCGTTGGAATTGCTCAACATCGGATTGCTGCGGCGCTGA
- a CDS encoding DinB family protein gives MTSMPDRFRKWYDYERDCNAKTLVMLNSVPEDKRPTPQFHRAVGRMAHLVAARQRWLHRLGHWAVPPEVFPSTSLEDLPQLINATEEAWVNYLQKLDDRELEREFEWKFPTGAQMRWNVEGVLTQTFGHAWYHRGQIAQTVAELGGQATDTDYIFWSKPTRVDAPNA, from the coding sequence ATGACTTCCATGCCAGATCGATTTCGCAAATGGTACGACTACGAACGCGATTGCAACGCCAAGACGCTCGTTATGCTGAATTCGGTGCCCGAAGATAAGCGGCCGACTCCGCAATTTCATCGCGCCGTCGGCCGCATGGCGCATCTGGTGGCCGCCCGACAGCGCTGGCTGCATCGCCTCGGTCACTGGGCCGTGCCTCCGGAAGTGTTTCCGAGTACTTCTTTGGAAGATCTTCCGCAATTAATAAATGCCACGGAAGAGGCCTGGGTCAACTACCTGCAAAAACTCGACGATCGAGAACTGGAACGGGAATTCGAATGGAAGTTTCCAACCGGCGCGCAGATGAGATGGAATGTCGAAGGCGTTCTCACGCAAACCTTCGGCCACGCCTGGTATCATCGCGGCCAAATCGCCCAAACAGTGGCCGAGCTGGGCGGTCAGGCGACCGATACCGATTACATTTTTTGGTCAAAACCGACCCGAGTGGATGCGCCGAACGCTTAA